The Erigeron canadensis isolate Cc75 chromosome 4, C_canadensis_v1, whole genome shotgun sequence genome window below encodes:
- the LOC122596714 gene encoding protein WVD2-like 7 isoform X1, with product MGEAAAASPCLMRSISHPLFASCEFKEGDPLRALTTSVSFGRFMTEPLNWEKWSSFSHNRILEDVKKYSRPGAVAEKKAFFEAHYKNFAAKKAANSPQKENQVPNYPPPLPYTTANINPIAISKAYSSNDDTQENELAMLIDGPHIDESMPSSIGVESEIASNEDVGSSSTNLDLSEISNDDNISSTGQVEEEITLFENKKIHIKDAADSDKLSRLAKPEISLLNSSSEYEEYKKLESPPKELAPEIVPKKTVTDVMERKRSALQSLHLSMNFSPARNKNGTSKTLSKHKATKVSENEVKKSSQVLPKPESKRSKPVIGCSTNGSRKVALKSLSTKYHLVAPNACTKKPKPTTVPSTFSFKCDERAAKRKEYFQKLEQKCKVNETQTIQLQPKLKDKTRSENNRLRCSTALEAKASTSETKAQSNNTQKVPPKTGRKPTQDTCFRSPWKSSSKPKNFIEINKKKLSSFMACLPAKKMQDSIG from the exons GGAGACCCCCTCCGAGCTTTAACGACATCGGTTTCATTCGGGCGGTTTATGACCGAACCattgaattgggaaaaatggTCTTCGTTTTCTCACAATCGGATTCTAGAGGATGTTAAAAAGTACTCTAGACCTGGTGCAGTTGCAGAGAAGAAAGCTTTCTTTGAGGCACATTATAAGAACTTTGCAGCCAAAAAAGCTGCAAATTCTCCtcaaaaagaaaaccaagtTCCTAATTACCCCCCTCCTCTACCATATACTACAGCCAACATTAATCCTATTGCTATCTCGAAAGCATATTCTTCCAATGATGACACGCAAGAAAATGAGTTAGCAATGCTTATTGATGGTCCCCATATTGATGAAAGCATGCCGAGTAGCATAGGGGTGGAATCGGAAATAGCATCAAACGAAGATGTTGGCTCAAGTAGTACTAATTTAGATTTATCAGAAATCAGTAATGATGATAACATCTCGAGTACAGGCCAGGTGGAAGAGGAAATAACACTTTTTGAGAataagaaaatacacatcaag GATGCTGCTGATAGTGATAAATTATCAAGGCTGGCGAAACCTGAGATTTCATTGCTTAATTCTTCGAGTGAATATGAAGAATACAAGAAGCTTGAAAGTCCTCCTAAAGAACTGGCTCCTGAAATTGTCCCCAAGAAGACTGTAACAGATGTGATGGAGAGAAAGAGATCAGCTCTACAATCCCTTCATTTATCAATGAACTTTTCTCCTGCTCGAAACAAGAATGGGACCTCAAAAACTTTAAGTAAACATAAAGCAACCAAG GTCTCAGAGAATGAGGTAAAGAAAAGTTCTCAGGTACTCCCAAAACCAGAAAGCAAAAG GTCTAAACCGGTTATTGGTTGTTCGACCAATGGAAGCAGAAAAGTTGCGTTGAAGTCCCTTTCAACAAAGTA CCATTTAGTAGCACCAAATGCATGTACAAAGAAACCAAAGCCCACAACTGTACCTTCAACTTTTAGTTTCAAATGTGACGAAAGAGCAGCAAAACGTAAAGAG TACTTTCAGAAGCTAGAACAAAAGTGCAAAGTCAATGAGACACAAACCATTCAGCTTCAACCAAAATTGAAG GATAAAACAAGGAGTGAAAATAATAGGTTGCGCTGTAGCACTGCTCTAGAAGCCAAAGCAAGTACAAGTGAAACAAAAGCGCAAAGTAATAACACACAGAAG GTTCCACCAAAAACTGGAAGGAAGCCAACTCAGGATACTTGTTTTCGATCTCCTTGGAAATCATCATCCAAGCCAAAGaattttatagaaataaataagaaaaaactaaGTAGTTTTATGGCTTGTCTGCCAGCTAAGAAAATGCAAGATTCAATAGGTTAG
- the LOC122596714 gene encoding protein WVD2-like 7 isoform X2, with amino-acid sequence MGEAAAASPCLMRSISHPLFASCEFKEGDPLRALTTSVSFGRFMTEPLNWEKWSSFSHNRILEDVKKYSRPGAVAEKKAFFEAHYKNFAAKKAANSPQKENQVPNYPPPLPYTTANINPIAISKAYSSNDDTQENELAMLIDGPHIDESMPSSIGVESEIASNEDVGSSSTNLDLSEISNDDNISSTGQVEEEITLFENKKIHIKDAADSDKLSRLAKPEISLLNSSSEYEEYKKLESPPKELAPEIVPKKTVTDVMERKRSALQSLHLSMNFSPARNKNGTSKTLSKHKATKVSENEVKKSSQVLPKPESKRSKPVIGCSTNGSRKVALKSLSTKYHLVAPNACTKKPKPTTVPSTFSFKCDERAAKRKEKLEQKCKVNETQTIQLQPKLKDKTRSENNRLRCSTALEAKASTSETKAQSNNTQKVPPKTGRKPTQDTCFRSPWKSSSKPKNFIEINKKKLSSFMACLPAKKMQDSIG; translated from the exons GGAGACCCCCTCCGAGCTTTAACGACATCGGTTTCATTCGGGCGGTTTATGACCGAACCattgaattgggaaaaatggTCTTCGTTTTCTCACAATCGGATTCTAGAGGATGTTAAAAAGTACTCTAGACCTGGTGCAGTTGCAGAGAAGAAAGCTTTCTTTGAGGCACATTATAAGAACTTTGCAGCCAAAAAAGCTGCAAATTCTCCtcaaaaagaaaaccaagtTCCTAATTACCCCCCTCCTCTACCATATACTACAGCCAACATTAATCCTATTGCTATCTCGAAAGCATATTCTTCCAATGATGACACGCAAGAAAATGAGTTAGCAATGCTTATTGATGGTCCCCATATTGATGAAAGCATGCCGAGTAGCATAGGGGTGGAATCGGAAATAGCATCAAACGAAGATGTTGGCTCAAGTAGTACTAATTTAGATTTATCAGAAATCAGTAATGATGATAACATCTCGAGTACAGGCCAGGTGGAAGAGGAAATAACACTTTTTGAGAataagaaaatacacatcaag GATGCTGCTGATAGTGATAAATTATCAAGGCTGGCGAAACCTGAGATTTCATTGCTTAATTCTTCGAGTGAATATGAAGAATACAAGAAGCTTGAAAGTCCTCCTAAAGAACTGGCTCCTGAAATTGTCCCCAAGAAGACTGTAACAGATGTGATGGAGAGAAAGAGATCAGCTCTACAATCCCTTCATTTATCAATGAACTTTTCTCCTGCTCGAAACAAGAATGGGACCTCAAAAACTTTAAGTAAACATAAAGCAACCAAG GTCTCAGAGAATGAGGTAAAGAAAAGTTCTCAGGTACTCCCAAAACCAGAAAGCAAAAG GTCTAAACCGGTTATTGGTTGTTCGACCAATGGAAGCAGAAAAGTTGCGTTGAAGTCCCTTTCAACAAAGTA CCATTTAGTAGCACCAAATGCATGTACAAAGAAACCAAAGCCCACAACTGTACCTTCAACTTTTAGTTTCAAATGTGACGAAAGAGCAGCAAAACGTAAAGAG AAGCTAGAACAAAAGTGCAAAGTCAATGAGACACAAACCATTCAGCTTCAACCAAAATTGAAG GATAAAACAAGGAGTGAAAATAATAGGTTGCGCTGTAGCACTGCTCTAGAAGCCAAAGCAAGTACAAGTGAAACAAAAGCGCAAAGTAATAACACACAGAAG GTTCCACCAAAAACTGGAAGGAAGCCAACTCAGGATACTTGTTTTCGATCTCCTTGGAAATCATCATCCAAGCCAAAGaattttatagaaataaataagaaaaaactaaGTAGTTTTATGGCTTGTCTGCCAGCTAAGAAAATGCAAGATTCAATAGGTTAG
- the LOC122596715 gene encoding two-component response regulator ORR26-like, with the protein MPDMDGFKLLEHVGLEMDLPVIMMSVDGETSRVMRGVQHGACDYLLKPIRMKELRNIWQHVYRKKIHEVRDTESHEGLEEILMMRNVSEHSDDGYMLNGGDMTPGKKRKDADYKYDDKDFADHSSLKKARVVWTVDLHQKFVRAVNLIGFEKVGPKKILDLMNVPWLTRENVASHLQKYRLYLTRLQKDDLKTSSSGLKHPDFSPRDAAGEPTDPSQMQQKEAVVSYHTPANTRIHEVDVKGTPPLQTIEPKKVLTGYAANIVNNGINQSFGTAQYSTFNSILPTQCSWNGGFTEIQFKHEHNPNFQAQNGLNKLGLPTQQMQSIPHGPPFSKERDKPANAASYSALSQNLMRGFQSPDPVTSSTWSMKDDQQVQTIAHVPPFSKEREEQDNSSSYSALSQNRMPSNESPNPVASSTWGVKDDQQVQSIAHGSPFSKGRHKPANSSTYSVLSQNVMPSFQPPDPVTSSTWSMKDDQSLEQSSIDNLELSPFSLQGQHCSSTYLDMQNKGLPECNDPEFITDSSNLYDALRFDYEYPPDSLEYPVIYQGLFIA; encoded by the exons ATGCCTGATATGGATGGTTTCAAGCTTCTGGAGCATGTtggacttgagatggatcttcCTGTCATAA TGATGTCTGTTGATGGAGAAACAAGCAGAGTTATGAGAGGTGTCCAACACGGGGCATGTGATTATCTACTGAAGCCAATTCGAATGAAGGAACTCAGAAACATATGGCAACATGTTTACAGGAAAAAGATACATGAGGTGAGAGATACTGAAAGTCATGAAGGCCTTGAAGAGATTCTAATGATGAGAAATGTATCTGAACATTCTGATGATGGCTACATGCTTAATGGTGGTGACATGACGCCAGGTAAGAAAAGGAAAGATGCTGACTATAAGTATGATGACAAAGACTTTGCCGATCATTCTTCTCTCAAGAAAGCAAGAGTTGTTTGGACCGTGGATCTTCATCAGAAATTCGTTAGAGCTGTGAATCTTATCGGTTTTGAAA AAGTTGGTCCTAAGAAGATACTTGATCTCATGAATGTGCCATGGTTAACCAGAGAGAATGTTGCAAGTCACTTGCAG AAATATCGTCTCTACTTAACTCGGTTACAGAAAGATGATCTTAAAACCTCATCCAGTGGACTAAAGCACCCAGATTTTTCTCCAAGAGATGCAGCTGGAGAACCTACAGATCCTTCACAGATGCAACAAAAGGAAGCCGTCGTTAGCTATCACACGCCCGCCAACACTAGAATCCATGAAGTTGATGTGAAAGGTACTCCTCCATTGCAGACGATAGAACCCAAGAAAGTATTGACTGGGTATGCAGCCAACATTGTAAACAACGGAATTAACCAATCTTTCGGCACAGCTCAGTACTCCACATTTAATTCCATATTGCCAACTCAGTGCTCTTGGAATGGAGGTTTTACGGAAATTCAGTTCAAACATGAACACAATCCAAACTTTCAGGCACAAAATGGCCTCAATAAGCTTGGACTGCCAACTCAACAGATGCAGTCCATTCCCCATGGACCACCGTTCAGTAAAGAAAGAGACAAACCGGCTAACGCAGCCTCATACTCTGCATTATCCCAGAACCTTATGCGGGGCTTCCAATCACCTGATCCCGTTACCAGTTCAACGTGGAGTATGAAAGATGATCAACAAGTGCAGACCATTGCCCATGTACCCCCTTTCAGTAAAGAAAGAGAGGAGCAGGACAACTCAAGCTCCTACTCTGCATTATCCCAGAACCGTATGCCTAGCAATGAATCACCTAATCCCGTCGCCAGTTCAACATGGGGTGTGAAAGATGATCAACAGGTGCAGTCCATTGCCCATGGATCACCTTTCAGTAAAGGAAGACACAAACCGGCTAACTCAAGCACCTACTCTGTGTTATCCCAGAATGTTATGCCAAGCTTCCAGCCACCTGATCCAGTCACCAGTTCAACATGGAGTATGAAAGATGATCAAAGTTTAGAACAAAGTTCCATAGATAATCTGGAATTGTCACCTTTTTCACTTCAAGGTCAACATTGCTCTTCAACATATCTTGACATGCAAAACAAGGGATTACCAGAGTGTAATGATCCAGAGTTCATTACTGATTCTTCAAACTTATACGATGCACTAAGGTTCGACTATGAGTACCCCCCTGACTCATTGGAATATCCAGTAATATATCAAGGCCTGTTTATAGCCTGA